In Vicia villosa cultivar HV-30 ecotype Madison, WI unplaced genomic scaffold, Vvil1.0 ctg.000412F_1_1_2_unsc, whole genome shotgun sequence, the following proteins share a genomic window:
- the LOC131627896 gene encoding peroxidase 16-like has translation MEAPRFVFLSLLLLLLTASISSAQLTRGFYNNVCPNVEQVVRAAVTQKFQQTFVTAPATLRLFFHDCFVRGCDASVLIQSPINKAEKDHPDDISLAGDGFDTVIKAKAAVDKDPKCRNKVSCADILALATRDVVNLAGGPFYNVDLGRRDGRISTLAGVQHNLPGPNFKLDQLNTMFNQHGLSQTDMIALSGAHTIGFSHCNRFSNRIYRFSQTTRIDPSLNLQYALQLRQMCPLNVDPRIAINMDPISPRKFDNQYFKNLQQGKGLFTSDQVLFTDSRSKATVNLFASNEKAFQTAFIDAITKLGKVGVKTGNQGEIRIDCSKAN, from the exons ATGGAAGCTCCAAGATTTGTCTTCTtgtctttgcttcttcttctcctcacAGCTTCAATAAGCTCAGCTCAACTCACTCGTGGCTTCTATAACAATGTATGTCCCAATGTTGAACAAGTGGTTCGCGCTGCCGTGACTCAGAAGTTTCAGCAAACTTTTGTGACTGCTCCCGCCACTCTTAGACTCTTCTTCCATGATTGCTTTGTCAGG GGTTGTGATGCTTCGGTTTTGATTCAATCTCCAATTAATAAAGCAGAGAAGGATCATCCTGATGATATCTCACTAGCCGGGGATGGCTTTGACACGGTTATTAAGGCCAAGGCGGCTGTTGACAAGGATCCTAAGTGCCGAAACAAAGTCTCTTGTGCTGATATCCTCGCTCTCGCTACAAGGGATGTGGTCAATTTG GCAGGGGGTCCATTTTACAATGTCGATTTAGGAAGGCGCGATGGAAGAATATCTACTTTGGCCGGTGTTCAACACAATCTTCCTGGCCCTAATTTCAAATTGGATCAACTCAACACCATGTTTAATCAACACGGTCTCTCTCAAACCGATATGATTGCATTATCAG GTGCGCATACGATTGGATTCTCTCACTGCAACCGCTTCTCAAACCGAATCTACAGATTCAGCCAAACAACGAGAATCGATCCATCATTGAATTTACAATATGCTTTACAGCTTAGGCAAATGTGTCCATTGAATGTTGATCCTAGAATTGCCATTAACATGGATCCTATCTCACCTAGAAAGTTTGACAATCAATACTTCAAGAATCTCCAACAAGGAAAAGGACTATTCACTTCTGATCAAGTGTTGTTCACAGATTCAAGGTCAAAGGCTACAGTTAATCTTTTTGCATCCAATGAAAAAGCTTTTCAAACTGCTTTTATTGATGCTATTACTAAGTTGGGAAAGGTTGGTGTTAAAACTGGTAATCAAGGTGAGATTAGGATTGATTGCTCCAAGGCCAACTAG